A genomic window from Silene latifolia isolate original U9 population chromosome 11, ASM4854445v1, whole genome shotgun sequence includes:
- the LOC141614303 gene encoding uncharacterized protein LOC141614303, whose product MEKVRTGTMMTLYEEAGHRIASEQLIIIPLEEDILGAERQALISWDLLAVWAGLDQIDIAHIFVWMKILQLRVIPEKNIPSDQYGFLCPYVLSLSIPDFSFKERVDYIAQQLTTTKKLIFGAYNEKGTHWVLAAIMPTKKKVFWLDSIHHQPSETFKRLINM is encoded by the exons atggaaaaagtaagaacggggacgatgatgacactgtatgaggaggctggccatcgcatagcctccgagcaactgataattattccgctcgaggaggatattctaggggctgagcgccaagcgcttatatcatgggatctgctagccgtatgggctggactagaccagattgatatagcacacatatttgtttggatgaa gatattgcaattgagagtgatccccgagaagaatattccatctgatcaatacggattcctgtgcccctatgttttatctttatctattccggatttctcgttcaaagaacgggtagattatattgctcagcaattgacgacaaccaagaagctgatttttggcgcttataatgaaaaagg gactcattgggtgctagcagccatcatgccgacaaagaaaaaagttttctggttggactctatacatcaccaaccaagcgagacttttaagcgcttgattaatatgtaa